A genomic region of Pristiophorus japonicus isolate sPriJap1 chromosome 20, sPriJap1.hap1, whole genome shotgun sequence contains the following coding sequences:
- the LOC139232993 gene encoding RING finger protein 227-like, whose product MQADGECGICYCPYTRGSRTPRLLPCRHALCSRCLLTLLGRARPDPSGHRRLLCPFCRGPASARLEGTEPPFPLDPGAWERVLARGPETEDEETKGPAATALKREVKQWTERLRRGLSLRRRSHSTPGAVCVDMRDMVLLASFQLI is encoded by the exons ATGCAGGCAGACGGGGAGTGCGGCATCTGCTACTGCCCCTACACCAGGGGGTCCCGGACCCCCAGGCTCCTGCCCTGCCGCCACGCCTTGTGCAGCCGCTGCCTCCTGACCCTGCTGGGCCgcgcccgccccgacccctcgggCCACCGCCGGCTCCTCTGCCCCTTCTGTCGGGGGCCCGCGTCGGCCCGGCTGGAGGGCACCGAGCCCCCCTTCCCCCTGGACCCCGGCGCCTGGGAGCGAGTGCTGGCCAGGGGGCCCGAGACCGAGGACGAGGAGACCAAGGGCCCCGCAGCAACGGCACTCAAGCGGGAGGTCAAACAGTGGacggagagactgaggaggggcttGAGTCTTCGGAGGCGGAGCCACTCGACTCCTGGCG CTGTGTGCGTGGACATGCGTGATATGGTGCTGCTGGCAAGCTTTCAGTTAATCTGA